A single window of Hymenobacter sp. APR13 DNA harbors:
- a CDS encoding sodium:solute symporter family transporter, translating into MRNGLTTFDLLVFLFYLLGVSGYGYYIYKRKQSKELDSKDYFLAEGSLTWWAIGASMIASNISAEQFIGTSGAGFTQGLAVAAYEWVAAIVLLFVAVFFMPIYLRQKIYTMPQFLEQRYNATLSLIMSIFWLFLYVAVNLTVILYLGALAINNLVGSADGGSFHLILVGLAVFALIITLGGMKVVGYTDVIQVAVLLLGGLATSYLALTLVSEKFGLGHSAIAGFQTLLHSADDHFHMIFAKPTPNSSQEYVSKYLALPGLVMYAGGQWVANLNYWGCNQYITQRALGANLNTARTGILFAALLKLIMPLVVVLPGIAAYVLHQNGSLQAEMSAGGAGVNPDNAYSAILTFLPNGLKGLSLAALTAAIVASLAGKANSISTIFTLDIYRRYLNPQATEAKLVWVGRLTVLLAMLLAISFTWEDLLGVGGNGGFTFVQKYTGYISPGIVAVFLLGMFWKRTTATAAVAGMLGGFGFSLFFNDLAPRLLGAETIFYTAFRNAKGVLEVPFLVSMGWSFFLTVALMALISLAGPAVNPKALHLEKGMFRVAPRQLALITVILLLISALYVKFW; encoded by the coding sequence ATGCGCAACGGCCTGACAACTTTCGACCTTCTGGTGTTCCTGTTCTACCTGCTGGGGGTGTCGGGCTACGGGTATTACATCTACAAGCGCAAGCAAAGCAAGGAGCTGGATTCCAAGGACTACTTCCTGGCCGAAGGCTCGCTGACGTGGTGGGCCATCGGGGCCAGCATGATTGCCTCCAACATTTCGGCCGAGCAGTTCATCGGCACTTCCGGGGCGGGCTTCACGCAGGGGCTGGCGGTGGCGGCCTACGAGTGGGTGGCGGCCATTGTGCTGCTGTTCGTGGCCGTGTTTTTCATGCCGATTTACCTGCGGCAGAAGATTTATACGATGCCGCAGTTTCTGGAGCAGCGCTACAATGCCACGCTCAGTTTGATTATGAGCATCTTCTGGCTGTTTCTGTACGTGGCCGTGAACCTGACCGTGATTCTCTACCTCGGGGCCCTGGCCATCAACAACCTGGTGGGCAGCGCCGACGGCGGCAGCTTCCACCTGATTCTGGTGGGGCTGGCCGTGTTTGCGCTCATCATCACGCTAGGCGGCATGAAGGTGGTGGGCTACACCGACGTGATTCAGGTGGCAGTGCTGCTGCTCGGCGGGCTGGCCACCAGCTACCTAGCCCTCACGCTGGTGAGCGAGAAGTTCGGGCTGGGCCACAGCGCCATTGCCGGCTTCCAGACCCTGCTGCACTCGGCCGACGACCATTTCCACATGATTTTCGCCAAGCCCACGCCCAACTCGTCGCAGGAATACGTGAGCAAGTACCTGGCGCTGCCAGGCTTAGTGATGTACGCCGGCGGCCAGTGGGTGGCCAACCTCAACTACTGGGGCTGCAACCAGTACATCACGCAGCGGGCGTTGGGCGCCAACCTCAACACGGCCCGTACCGGCATCCTGTTCGCGGCCTTGCTGAAGCTGATCATGCCGCTGGTGGTGGTGCTGCCCGGCATTGCGGCCTACGTGCTGCACCAGAACGGCAGCCTGCAGGCCGAAATGAGCGCCGGCGGAGCCGGCGTGAATCCCGACAACGCCTACTCGGCCATCCTCACCTTCCTGCCGAACGGGTTGAAGGGACTTTCGCTGGCGGCCCTCACGGCGGCCATTGTGGCCTCGCTGGCCGGCAAAGCCAACTCCATTTCCACCATCTTCACCCTTGATATCTACCGCCGCTACCTCAACCCACAGGCCACGGAGGCGAAGCTGGTGTGGGTGGGCCGCCTGACGGTGCTGCTGGCCATGCTGCTGGCCATCAGCTTCACCTGGGAAGATTTGCTGGGCGTGGGCGGCAACGGCGGCTTCACGTTCGTGCAGAAGTACACCGGCTACATTTCGCCCGGCATCGTGGCCGTGTTTCTGCTGGGTATGTTCTGGAAGCGCACCACCGCCACGGCGGCCGTGGCGGGCATGCTGGGCGGCTTCGGCTTCTCACTGTTCTTCAACGACCTGGCCCCGCGCCTGCTGGGCGCCGAAACCATCTTCTACACCGCTTTCCGCAATGCCAAAGGCGTGCTGGAAGTGCCGTTTCTGGTGAGCATGGGCTGGTCGTTTTTCCTGACCGTGGCCCTGATGGCGCTCATCAGCCTGGCCGGCCCGGCCGTGAACCCCAAGGCCCTGCACCTGGAGAAAGGCATGTTCCGGGTGGCTCCGCGGCAGCTGGCCCTCATCACTGTAATTCTGCTGCTGATTTCGGCCCTGTACGTGAAGTTCTGGTAG
- a CDS encoding LacI family DNA-binding transcriptional regulator, giving the protein MQNHRASIADLAKALNLSPSTVSRALNNHTTISAATRQRVQEMAEQLNYHPNHLAASLRTGRSKLLGVLVPHIEGTFFASVVHGIETVASKAGFRVMICQSNEEVEQEKSNIDTLINAQVEGILVSLSRTTHDTRHFEKVRRRGIPLVFFDRMLETPNVNAVVLDDYQGAYQATTHLIEQGCRRIAHFAGPQHLNIYRNRRLGYLAALNTYGLPEDDALVITSDMKLADGTAGMTQLLALPPAQRPDGLFSASDFSLVGALQTLKAHGLQVPQDMLLAGFSNEIFTSFTEPRLTSVDQRCEQMGQETVRLFLEILEVGTAEHQPRRVVLPPQLMPRESSVRP; this is encoded by the coding sequence GTGCAGAACCACCGCGCTTCTATTGCCGATCTGGCCAAGGCGCTGAACTTGTCGCCCTCCACTGTTTCGCGGGCGCTCAACAACCACACCACCATCAGCGCGGCCACCCGGCAGCGGGTGCAGGAGATGGCGGAGCAGCTCAACTACCACCCCAACCACCTGGCGGCCAGCTTGCGCACCGGCCGCAGCAAGCTGCTGGGCGTGCTGGTGCCGCACATCGAGGGCACCTTCTTCGCGTCGGTGGTGCACGGCATCGAGACGGTGGCCAGCAAGGCCGGCTTCCGGGTGATGATCTGCCAGTCGAACGAGGAAGTGGAGCAGGAAAAGAGCAACATCGACACGCTGATCAACGCGCAGGTGGAAGGCATACTGGTGTCGTTGTCGCGCACCACCCACGACACGCGCCACTTCGAAAAAGTCCGTAGGCGCGGCATTCCGCTGGTGTTTTTCGACCGGATGCTGGAAACGCCCAACGTCAACGCCGTAGTGCTCGACGACTACCAGGGCGCCTACCAGGCCACCACGCACCTCATCGAGCAGGGCTGCCGCCGCATTGCGCACTTTGCCGGCCCCCAGCACCTCAACATCTACCGCAACCGCCGCCTGGGCTACCTGGCAGCCCTGAACACCTACGGCCTGCCCGAAGACGACGCCCTCGTCATCACCTCCGACATGAAGCTGGCCGACGGCACCGCCGGCATGACCCAGCTACTGGCTTTGCCGCCCGCCCAGCGCCCCGACGGCCTGTTCTCAGCCAGCGACTTTTCTCTGGTCGGGGCGCTGCAGACGCTCAAAGCGCATGGCCTGCAAGTGCCGCAGGATATGCTGCTGGCCGGCTTCAGCAACGAAATCTTCACCTCCTTCACCGAGCCCCGCCTGACCTCCGTGGACCAGCGCTGCGAGCAGATGGGCCAGGAAACAGTGCGGCTGTTTCTGGAGATTCTGGAAGTAGGCACCGCCGAGCATCAGCCCCGCCGCGTGGTGCTGCCGCCCCAGCTGATGCCCCGCGAGTCGTCGGTGCGGCCGTAG
- a CDS encoding aldose epimerase family protein — protein sequence MAASISSTKPAAPASQPEPVRVTDFGRTAEGATAQLYTLRNAHGLQVSITNYGGTITQLLVPDRTGQLSDVVLGFDSLAGYQSPAYRKAGPYFGALIGRYANRIAGGLFQLNGQQYTLATNNNGNALHGGLRGFDKVLWQAEPSSSPAGPTLRLTYLSPDGEEGYPGNLRLTVTYTLTHDNALQLDYTATTDQATPVNLTNHTYFNLALGRNADVLNHEVQLAADRYTVVGEDQIPTGEQRPVAGTPFDFTAPQAIGSRIAQVPGGYDHNWVLRQPAGPHPAASVYEPTTGRTLEVTTSQPGVQFYTANFLDGSLTGKAGITYGQHAGLCLETQHFPDSPNQPTFPNTILEPGQTFSATTVYRFGVRSK from the coding sequence ATGGCTGCTTCCATTTCCTCCACAAAGCCTGCTGCCCCCGCCAGCCAGCCAGAACCGGTTCGCGTGACCGACTTTGGCCGCACGGCAGAAGGCGCCACGGCCCAGCTCTACACGCTCCGCAACGCGCACGGCCTGCAGGTGAGCATCACGAACTACGGCGGCACCATCACGCAGCTGCTCGTACCCGACAGGACCGGGCAGCTGAGCGACGTGGTGCTCGGGTTCGACAGTCTGGCCGGCTACCAGAGCCCGGCGTACCGCAAGGCCGGCCCGTATTTCGGCGCGCTGATTGGGCGCTACGCTAACCGCATTGCTGGCGGCCTGTTTCAGCTCAACGGCCAGCAGTATACGCTGGCGACCAACAACAACGGCAACGCCCTGCACGGCGGCCTCCGCGGCTTCGACAAGGTGCTGTGGCAGGCCGAGCCCAGCAGCAGCCCCGCCGGCCCAACGCTGCGCCTGACCTACCTGAGCCCCGACGGCGAGGAAGGCTACCCCGGCAACCTGCGCTTGACGGTGACCTACACGCTCACCCACGACAACGCCCTGCAGCTCGACTACACCGCCACCACCGACCAGGCCACGCCCGTCAATCTCACCAACCACACCTACTTCAACCTGGCCCTTGGGCGTAATGCGGACGTGCTGAACCACGAAGTACAGTTAGCGGCTGACCGCTACACGGTGGTAGGCGAAGACCAGATTCCGACCGGCGAGCAGCGCCCGGTGGCCGGTACGCCCTTCGACTTCACCGCGCCCCAGGCCATCGGCAGCCGGATTGCGCAGGTGCCCGGCGGCTACGACCACAATTGGGTGTTGCGCCAGCCCGCCGGCCCGCACCCGGCGGCTTCCGTGTACGAGCCCACTACCGGCCGCACGCTGGAGGTAACCACCAGCCAGCCCGGCGTGCAGTTCTACACCGCCAATTTCCTGGACGGCTCCCTAACCGGCAAAGCCGGCATCACCTACGGCCAGCACGCCGGCCTGTGCCTGGAAACCCAGCATTTCCCCGATTCGCCCAACCAGCCCACGTTCCCGAACACCATCCTGGAGCCGGGCCAGACGTTTTCCGCCACCACTGTCTACCGCTTTGGCGTGCGCTCTAAATAA
- the aspA gene encoding aspartate ammonia-lyase, with the protein MQNLPTRLEHDFLGERPIPENAYYGIQTLRALENFNITGIPLRSEPLFVQALAYVKKAAALTNRELGVLDPAIADAIAQACDRVASGEFDGEFLTDMIQGGAGTSVNMNANEVIANVALEIMGREKGQYEFCHPNNHVNCSQSTNDAYPTAFRIALSNKLVGYSAVLGELAEAFAAKGTEFRDILKMGRTQLQDAVPMSMGDEFRAFATNLREELLRIEDSRRLISEINMGATAIGTRVNAPEGYAELVTEHLRTITGLDLSLAGDLIEATYDTGAYVQLSGVLKRTAVKLSKICNDLRLLSSGPRCGINEINLPALQPGSSIMPGKVNPVVPEVVNQTAFYVIGADLTVTMAAEAGQLQLNVMEPVISFALFTSISYMTNACRTLREKCVVGITANKEHAESLVRNSIGIVTQLNPVLGYEASAEIAKEALKTGKSVYDIAVTERQLLTQEKWDEIFTFENLIRPGFIR; encoded by the coding sequence ATGCAGAACCTTCCCACCCGGCTTGAACACGATTTCCTTGGCGAGCGTCCGATTCCGGAAAATGCCTATTACGGTATCCAGACGCTGCGGGCGCTGGAAAATTTCAACATCACCGGCATTCCGCTCAGGTCGGAACCGCTGTTTGTGCAGGCACTGGCTTACGTGAAAAAGGCCGCTGCCCTCACCAACCGCGAGCTGGGCGTACTGGATCCTGCCATCGCCGATGCCATTGCCCAAGCCTGCGACCGGGTGGCCTCGGGCGAGTTCGACGGCGAGTTCCTGACTGACATGATTCAGGGTGGGGCCGGCACTTCCGTGAACATGAACGCCAACGAGGTGATTGCCAACGTGGCACTGGAAATCATGGGCCGCGAGAAAGGCCAGTACGAATTCTGCCACCCCAATAACCACGTCAACTGCTCCCAAAGCACCAACGATGCCTACCCCACGGCTTTTCGCATTGCGCTCAGCAACAAGCTGGTGGGCTACAGCGCCGTGCTCGGCGAGCTGGCCGAAGCTTTTGCCGCCAAAGGCACCGAGTTCCGCGACATCCTGAAAATGGGCCGCACCCAGCTCCAGGACGCCGTGCCGATGAGCATGGGCGACGAGTTCCGGGCCTTTGCCACCAACCTGCGCGAGGAGCTGCTGCGCATCGAGGACTCGCGCCGCCTGATTTCGGAAATCAACATGGGCGCCACCGCCATCGGCACCCGCGTGAATGCGCCGGAAGGCTACGCCGAGCTGGTTACCGAGCACCTGCGCACCATCACCGGCCTCGACCTGAGCCTCGCAGGCGACCTGATTGAGGCCACCTACGACACCGGCGCCTACGTGCAGCTCTCGGGCGTGCTGAAGCGCACGGCCGTGAAACTGAGCAAAATCTGCAACGATCTACGCCTGCTGTCCTCGGGCCCGCGCTGCGGCATCAACGAAATCAACCTGCCGGCGCTGCAGCCCGGCTCCAGCATCATGCCCGGCAAAGTGAACCCCGTAGTGCCCGAGGTGGTAAACCAGACGGCGTTTTACGTCATCGGCGCCGACCTCACCGTGACCATGGCCGCCGAGGCTGGGCAGCTACAGCTCAACGTCATGGAGCCGGTCATCAGCTTCGCGCTGTTCACCAGCATCAGCTACATGACCAACGCCTGCCGCACCCTACGCGAAAAGTGCGTGGTGGGCATCACGGCCAACAAGGAGCACGCCGAAAGCCTCGTGCGCAACAGCATCGGCATCGTTACGCAGCTCAACCCCGTGCTGGGCTACGAGGCTTCGGCCGAAATTGCCAAAGAGGCCCTCAAAACCGGCAAATCCGTCTACGATATTGCCGTTACGGAGCGCCAGCTGCTCACCCAGGAGAAGTGGGACGAAATCTTCACCTTCGAAAACCTAATCCGGCCGGGCTTTATCCGCTAG
- a CDS encoding S-adenosylmethionine decarboxylase family protein translates to MSDYSPGLHVLATFAAAAGPLTDMDACRRFFEEQVAALGLQEVGAAYHRFPNSSFTAVLALTESHLSIHTWPEHGRATFDVFLSNYQRDNADRARQLYATTLAFFEGTELTKTEVRR, encoded by the coding sequence ATGTCTGACTATTCCCCGGGCCTGCACGTGCTGGCCACCTTTGCGGCCGCCGCCGGCCCTCTCACCGATATGGATGCCTGCCGCCGCTTTTTCGAGGAGCAGGTGGCGGCGCTGGGCTTGCAGGAGGTGGGCGCCGCCTACCACCGGTTCCCGAACAGCTCGTTTACGGCCGTGCTGGCCCTCACCGAGTCGCACCTGAGCATCCACACCTGGCCCGAGCACGGCCGCGCCACCTTCGACGTGTTTCTGAGCAACTACCAGCGCGACAACGCCGACCGCGCCCGGCAGCTCTACGCCACCACCCTGGCGTTTTTCGAGGGCACCGAACTCACCAAAACGGAAGTGCGCCGATGA
- a CDS encoding DUF4178 domain-containing protein has product MSETTTAPAVPAQLPCPRCQHSVPYFDQLNSAFFVCPKCHTYFETHDLTKKPQILGKFEGESTLPIVLPIGTAGTLRGQPYRVLGFQLRREKHAAYQWQEYMLRHEQTGAYCQLAVYEGHWLLLEPAGRDYRVIGHATGRGAYIDEVEDDYHIYNSYQPRVLYAAGEFDWDFREDERLTITEYIAPPRMLVREKNGHQSAKWYKGEHLEPDEVATAFGVPRDSLPYRSGVGAVQPAPGQTTWPTLRTFSLLMMLLVVLTQLALLFIKPEKQLLREEFSTGRASPGGEVSPAASEAMAAGSNTVLVSKPFEVTGPAALQFELASTTLYNQWLEVPVTLVNERTGQSYEFTKNLEFYTGVEQGETWREGDTDQEATLAGIPSGRYHLTLYPVTENGMDLPLRLTASQHTPLQSNGILALLLLALYPAVQYWRRHSHDATRWQNSDYGPTDNS; this is encoded by the coding sequence ATGAGCGAAACCACTACCGCCCCTGCCGTACCGGCCCAGTTGCCGTGCCCGCGCTGCCAGCACAGCGTGCCCTACTTCGACCAGCTCAACAGTGCCTTCTTCGTCTGCCCGAAGTGTCACACGTACTTTGAAACGCACGACCTCACCAAAAAGCCTCAGATTCTGGGCAAGTTCGAGGGCGAGTCCACGCTACCCATTGTGCTGCCGATAGGCACCGCGGGCACCTTGCGGGGCCAGCCCTACCGGGTGCTGGGCTTCCAGCTGCGCCGCGAAAAACACGCCGCCTACCAGTGGCAGGAGTATATGCTGCGCCACGAGCAGACGGGCGCTTACTGCCAGCTGGCGGTATACGAAGGCCACTGGCTGCTGCTGGAGCCCGCCGGCCGCGACTACCGGGTCATCGGCCACGCTACTGGCCGCGGCGCGTACATTGATGAGGTAGAGGACGACTACCACATCTACAACAGCTATCAGCCGAGGGTATTGTACGCGGCCGGTGAGTTCGACTGGGACTTTCGCGAAGACGAACGGCTCACCATCACCGAATACATTGCGCCACCCCGCATGCTGGTGCGCGAGAAGAACGGCCACCAGTCAGCGAAATGGTACAAGGGCGAACATCTGGAACCCGACGAAGTAGCCACGGCCTTCGGGGTGCCGCGCGACTCGCTGCCGTACCGCAGCGGCGTGGGTGCCGTGCAGCCTGCGCCGGGCCAGACTACCTGGCCGACGCTGCGCACCTTTAGCTTGCTGATGATGCTGCTGGTGGTACTTACGCAGCTGGCCCTGCTGTTCATCAAGCCCGAAAAGCAGCTGCTGCGCGAGGAGTTTTCCACGGGACGGGCGTCGCCGGGCGGCGAGGTGAGCCCAGCGGCCTCCGAGGCCATGGCCGCGGGCAGCAACACGGTGCTGGTGTCGAAGCCGTTTGAGGTGACCGGGCCGGCGGCGCTGCAGTTCGAGCTGGCCTCCACAACGCTCTACAACCAGTGGCTGGAAGTGCCCGTGACGCTGGTGAACGAGCGCACCGGCCAGAGCTACGAATTCACCAAAAACCTGGAGTTCTACACCGGCGTTGAGCAAGGCGAAACCTGGCGCGAAGGCGACACCGACCAAGAAGCTACGCTGGCGGGCATCCCGTCGGGCCGCTACCACCTCACGCTCTACCCCGTCACGGAAAACGGCATGGATTTGCCTCTGCGCCTCACGGCCAGCCAGCACACGCCGCTACAATCCAACGGGATACTGGCGCTGCTGCTGCTGGCGCTATACCCGGCCGTGCAGTACTGGCGGCGCCACTCCCACGACGCCACGCGCTGGCAGAACAGCGACTACGGCCCCACCGACAACTCCTAA
- a CDS encoding DUF350 domain-containing protein: MEYLNFKLIIASVIYSVLGILILVLSFVVIEKLSPRMLWKEIVEEHNTALAILGAAFMIAVALIISSAIHG; the protein is encoded by the coding sequence ATGGAATACCTCAACTTCAAGCTCATCATTGCCTCCGTCATCTACTCGGTGCTGGGCATTCTGATTCTGGTGCTGTCGTTCGTTGTCATCGAAAAACTCTCGCCCCGCATGCTCTGGAAGGAGATTGTGGAGGAGCACAACACGGCGCTGGCCATTCTGGGCGCGGCGTTTATGATTGCCGTGGCCCTGATTATCAGCTCGGCCATTCATGGGTAA
- a CDS encoding polyamine aminopropyltransferase — MGNATAEAPGPVRRGTARQEAQSVLLLGSVFVIATCGLIYELIAGTLASYLLGDSVTQFSTIIGAYLFSMGVGSWLSRYLGGPLLKWFIRLEILVGLVGGFSAPLLFVLFEYVASFRLILYALVGLTGILVGLEIPLLMRILENRYEFKDLVSRVFTVDYIGALLASLIFPLVLVPQLGLMRTSLLFGTLNVVVAAVALYRFPETRPYRRGFAALMGVALLALGVTFAYAGRIQRYTETLAFQDQVIYAKSTQYQRIVLTKNQRELRLFLNGNLQFSSQDEYRYHEALVHPAMQALPKARRVLVLGGGDGLAVRELLKYPQLQIRLVDLDAGMTQLFKQNQLLTALNKRAFFSPRVEVINGDAYQWVRQDTTRYDCLIIDFPDPANYSIGKLYSAAFYQELHRLLAPGGKLVVQSTSPYVARQSFWCIAHTLQAAGFHTTPYHCYVPSFGEWGYVLAGENAHWRPDAGPLPRGLRYVTPVTIRQMLDFPPDMAEVPTDINQLNNQALVRYFEEDWGPYTH; from the coding sequence ATGGGTAACGCCACTGCTGAAGCGCCCGGACCGGTGCGGCGCGGCACGGCGCGGCAGGAGGCGCAGTCGGTGCTGCTGCTGGGCTCGGTGTTCGTTATTGCCACCTGCGGGCTGATTTACGAGCTGATTGCGGGCACGCTGGCCTCCTACCTGCTCGGCGACTCGGTCACGCAGTTTTCCACCATTATCGGGGCCTACCTGTTTTCGATGGGCGTGGGCTCGTGGCTGTCGCGGTACCTGGGCGGGCCGCTGCTGAAGTGGTTTATCCGGCTGGAGATTCTGGTGGGGCTGGTCGGCGGCTTTTCGGCGCCGCTGCTGTTCGTGCTGTTCGAGTACGTGGCCTCGTTCCGGCTGATTCTGTACGCGCTGGTGGGCCTCACGGGCATTCTGGTGGGGCTGGAAATTCCGCTGCTGATGCGGATTCTGGAAAACCGCTACGAGTTCAAGGACCTGGTGTCGCGCGTGTTCACCGTCGACTACATCGGGGCGCTGCTGGCGTCGTTGATTTTTCCGCTGGTGCTGGTGCCGCAGCTGGGGCTGATGCGGACTTCGCTGCTGTTTGGCACCCTGAACGTGGTGGTGGCGGCCGTGGCGCTGTACCGCTTCCCCGAAACCCGCCCCTACCGCCGCGGCTTTGCCGCCCTGATGGGCGTGGCGCTGCTGGCGCTGGGCGTCACGTTCGCCTACGCCGGCCGCATCCAGCGCTACACCGAAACTCTGGCCTTCCAGGACCAAGTGATTTACGCCAAGAGCACCCAGTATCAGCGCATCGTACTCACCAAAAACCAGCGCGAGCTGCGCCTGTTTTTGAACGGCAACCTGCAGTTCAGCTCCCAGGATGAGTACCGCTACCACGAGGCCCTGGTGCACCCCGCCATGCAGGCGCTGCCCAAGGCGCGCCGCGTGCTGGTGCTGGGCGGCGGCGACGGCCTAGCAGTGCGCGAGCTGCTCAAGTATCCGCAGCTGCAGATCCGCCTCGTGGACCTGGACGCTGGTATGACGCAGCTATTCAAGCAGAATCAGCTGCTGACGGCCCTGAACAAGCGCGCCTTTTTCAGCCCCCGGGTAGAGGTCATCAACGGCGACGCCTACCAGTGGGTGCGCCAGGATACCACCCGCTACGACTGCCTGATTATCGACTTCCCGGACCCGGCCAACTACTCCATCGGCAAGCTGTATTCGGCGGCGTTCTACCAGGAGTTGCACCGGCTGCTGGCGCCGGGCGGCAAGCTGGTGGTGCAAAGCACCTCGCCCTACGTGGCGCGGCAGTCGTTCTGGTGCATTGCGCACACGTTGCAGGCCGCCGGCTTCCACACCACGCCCTACCATTGCTACGTGCCCTCGTTTGGCGAATGGGGCTACGTGCTGGCCGGCGAAAACGCGCACTGGCGCCCCGACGCCGGCCCCTTGCCGCGCGGCCTGCGCTACGTTACGCCCGTAACCATCCGCCAGATGCTGGACTTCCCGCCCGATATGGCCGAAGTCCCCACCGACATCAATCAGCTCAACAACCAGGCCCTGGTTCGCTATTTCGAGGAAGACTGGGGCCCGTACACGCATTGA
- a CDS encoding FAD-dependent oxidoreductase → MSSRRHFLQRAALSGAGLLLAPLAGLHSCAPGTGRSHIRGSLHGANHATGHLLRDPARLPAPTRTQTVEVLIVGGGIAGLAARRELQRQGLRPEQVLLVELDEAPGGNSRAGRNASAAYPWGAHYLPVPDPRNHALLGFLQEAGVITGTHAASGLPVYNEYHLCHDPEERLYLRGQWQNGLVPELGVPAEEKAQIARFFQLIDELRQAVGQDGRDAFRIPVQECSRDPQFQRLDEQSFDAYLDAQGFSSPHLRWYLNYSCQDDYGATTSQVSAWAGLHYFAARKGRAHNATAADVLTWPEGNGFLAEQLRRQATSPILPNTVAYALHDTAEGLAVDCYDVVQHRSTRVQARRVIMATPLFVTERLLTTLPAAAHRVLPCHRAPWVVVNLTVTELPQGPGQPLSWDNVLYGTDSVGYVSARHQELRQPGAEPLVLTWYLPLPAADPIATRRQAYQTSYDEWVRRALTELETAHPGLTPLVQRADVWVWGHGMVAPTPGFVWGPARPAAAQPWQQKLFFAHTDLSGMSIFEEGFYQGLRAAGEVLAAG, encoded by the coding sequence ATGTCTTCCCGCCGACACTTTCTGCAACGGGCCGCGCTGAGTGGGGCGGGGCTGCTGCTGGCGCCGCTGGCGGGGCTGCATTCCTGCGCGCCGGGCACCGGGCGCAGCCACATCCGGGGCAGTTTGCACGGCGCCAACCACGCCACCGGCCACCTGCTGCGCGACCCCGCCCGCCTGCCCGCGCCCACCCGCACCCAGACCGTGGAGGTGCTGATTGTGGGCGGCGGCATTGCCGGCCTGGCGGCCCGGCGCGAGCTGCAGCGCCAGGGTTTGCGCCCCGAGCAGGTGCTGCTGGTGGAGCTGGACGAGGCGCCCGGCGGCAACTCCCGCGCCGGCCGCAACGCCAGCGCCGCCTACCCCTGGGGCGCCCACTACCTGCCCGTGCCCGACCCGCGCAACCACGCGCTGCTGGGGTTTCTGCAGGAAGCCGGCGTCATTACCGGCACGCACGCAGCCTCGGGCCTGCCCGTCTACAACGAGTACCACCTCTGCCACGACCCCGAAGAGCGCCTGTATCTGCGCGGGCAGTGGCAAAACGGGCTGGTACCGGAGCTGGGCGTGCCCGCCGAAGAGAAAGCGCAGATTGCCCGCTTCTTCCAGCTGATTGATGAGCTGCGCCAGGCCGTGGGGCAGGATGGGCGCGACGCCTTCCGGATTCCGGTGCAGGAATGCTCCCGCGACCCGCAGTTTCAGCGCCTCGACGAGCAGTCGTTTGACGCTTATCTGGACGCGCAGGGCTTCAGCAGCCCGCACCTGCGCTGGTACCTCAACTACAGCTGCCAGGACGACTACGGCGCCACCACGTCCCAGGTATCGGCGTGGGCAGGCTTGCACTACTTTGCGGCGCGCAAGGGCCGCGCCCACAACGCCACCGCCGCAGACGTGCTGACCTGGCCCGAAGGCAACGGCTTCCTGGCCGAGCAGCTGCGCCGCCAGGCCACCTCCCCCATCCTGCCCAACACCGTCGCCTACGCCCTGCACGACACCGCCGAGGGCCTGGCCGTGGATTGCTACGACGTGGTGCAGCACCGCAGCACCCGCGTGCAGGCGCGCCGCGTCATCATGGCCACGCCGCTGTTTGTCACCGAGCGGCTGCTAACCACGCTGCCCGCCGCCGCGCACCGCGTCCTGCCCTGCCACCGCGCCCCGTGGGTGGTCGTGAACCTGACCGTGACGGAGCTGCCGCAGGGCCCGGGCCAGCCGCTGAGCTGGGACAACGTGCTCTACGGCACCGATTCAGTAGGCTACGTGAGTGCCCGCCACCAGGAGCTGCGCCAGCCCGGAGCCGAGCCGCTGGTGCTCACCTGGTACCTGCCGCTACCCGCCGCCGACCCCATTGCCACCCGCCGCCAGGCCTACCAGACCAGCTACGACGAGTGGGTGCGCCGCGCCCTCACCGAGCTGGAAACCGCCCACCCCGGCCTCACGCCCCTGGTGCAGCGCGCCGACGTGTGGGTGTGGGGCCACGGCATGGTGGCGCCCACGCCCGGCTTCGTGTGGGGCCCGGCCCGGCCGGCGGCCGCGCAGCCCTGGCAGCAGAAGCTGTTTTTCGCCCACACTGACCTGAGCGGCATGTCCATCTTCGAGGAGGGCTTCTACCAGGGCCTGCGCGCCGCCGGGGAGGTGCTGGCGGCCGGTTAA